Sequence from the Zeugodacus cucurbitae isolate PBARC_wt_2022May chromosome 2, idZeuCucr1.2, whole genome shotgun sequence genome:
GGAGAATTTATGTAAGATCGCCGATTTATTGGGTCCGGAGAAAATGAATCGCATGACGAATGAGTGGTTAGGCAAATCACCTAATACGTACACTTTCACAAAAGCGCTTGCCGAAGATGCGGTGCTGTCGGAGGGAAAAGAATTGCCGATTTGTCTCTTCCGACCCGGCATAGGTAAGTCGCGCTTTTAGTACGAAGGGTAGTAGAGGGTACGTaacggaaatatttatttggaacATTTGAACTCTCTTCTTTTGTGCAGTTATACCCACCTACAAGGAACCGGTTGCTGGCTGGGTGGATAATCTATATGGACCGATGAGCGTTTTGTATGGCGTAGCGCACGGTGTAATTCGTGTTCTCTTCATACATTTGGATGCCAATGCAAACTTCGCTCCCGTTGATATGTGTGTCAATATGATGCTAGTCTCAGCGTGGAACACGGCGAAACGTGAGAAACCAACGTAAGTTTCACCAACTTAATCTgagatttgttaataaaatttttttaaagttgaGTTCTAATTAGCTTCATCATTACTTGAGTGTGCAAAAATTCCAGGATATTTCAGATCGATAGTATTCATAGTAACATATAATTGTTTAGGCTGAGATTTTGGATTTCCAGAggctattaatttttgaattcttaattagttaatatttttcatattttttaccaCACAGCATCTCTCTGCCTCCACCGATTTACAACTTCGTACCCGATGAACGGAACATGCTGAAATGGGACACCTATCGACAAACTTTGGAGGAACAAGTGCCGAAAATGCCTCTTTCCAAAATGATTTGGTATCCTTTTGCGATAATTGTCAACTCGAAatcgttatataatattttaatattaatctaCCACATAATACCGGGCTACATCTTTGACTTTCTGCTATTGCTAATTGGAAAGAAGCGAAGGTAAAATATTGTGACCatacttcaaatttaaataattaaaatgattatttttttttttttgcttcagaaTGATAAAAACATATACCAAGCTTCACAAACAAATCGCTGTACTGGACTATTTTGTCGAGCACAAGTTCACGTTCTCAATgagaaacacaaataatttatgGGATTCGCTCGGGAGTGCCGACCAAaaccttttcaatttcaatttgcgcGAAATAAATTGGCCGGACTATTTTCAGGCATCATTAATGGGGGTGCGCTGCTTTATGGGAAGGGATCAACCCGAGACCATACCGAAGGCGAGAAAGCTGTTGACCAGGTAAAAACTTTACTGTGTAGATTCCagtggaaaataattaaaatctgttTGCTTTTCAGACTGCTCATTTTACACCGCACCGTACAGATACTGGTCTATGGTGGCCTCTGCGTTTTGCTGTCGTGGACTTTCTTCCGATTTTCTAAGGTTCTTTAACACAAAGGGGATGcttagaaattaatatttaagtacAGTTATTACAATGTGATACTCGTGGAGGTATTAAGTAATCGTGGATAACGTTGGAGTTGCTCAGGCACGAGTTGTGACTCAATATCGTAATCTAATAAGTTGATGTGTAATCAATTGTAATTGAGCATGTAATTAAGTTTTAtgtaaatcttttaattttttcagataCGGATTTGCTTTTTATAGGTTTGTTTATGTGTATGTCTAGTCGGATAAAGTAATTAGTAATAgtgatttatgaaataataaactTTAGATATACTGAATTGGTGTCTTAATTGACTTTTAATAACTTTCTTTCATTCAACAAATTTTCTAAAGAACTGTTCGAAAAGAAACCTAAAGCTTTGTATGGGAGTCCGCTAGTTGAAGCCGAAAAAGCCGATCGTACTTCAggggcatatatatatatatttggcgtaggaaccgctttaagcgattatagccggaGCATATatgttaacataataaaatactatTGACGGTTGGACTTTTGGACTTTTTGACAGTTTGACATTtcaaaattcctgttattttttgaacacacctcgtagagTTTTATATTGTTGTCCAACCAACATATGAAATAAGTGACCGCTGTTGGGAGAGTAATGCGAGAATTTCGTATAATCTCATTTTTGACTTAGTAATAATATACAACCTCTCTGATCCATGGACTTGATTCTAAATAAGATTACTGACAGAGTTTAATATAGGGAAGCTGATTGTGTAGCGAAGTCCATGGAACATTGACAAGTTATATGTGATAAATATCTCCTGATTAAATCTGATAACTGATGCTTTCCTTGTGTTGTGAGTAAACCGCTAATCATACCATACATCATCTACTAAGTAACAACTAACTTTGAGGTCAACTAGTTGCAATGCAAAGTGGAAACATCAGTGTCCAGCTTAGCATTAAAGCCGTGTGGCAGTTGGTATAAATGCTTATGTCATGTACAATTTAATGCATATTGATTAGGATTTACAATgcatatgaaataatttattggaTATGTCTCTCATTAAAGACCACActtcattataaatttaaaattatacggtgaggtatgcatatgtatatacatatgtactttaagTGTATATGAGCTTGTTTTTCTAGCTGTCACAGACTTTATTATTCTGTGATTTAATTAATTCCTTTTCTATTGCACACATTCGCACTTACATTGGTGCATTTGTTGGGTATtaagttattgttttttaattaaacaagtgCGTAGAACGTAACAAAACCGTTGATATACCAAAAGTGCAATAAGTTCGATTTTATTGTTacaaatttcaaagaaaatccTAACATGATTGCAAAAAACTATTGAGGATTGAAATGAACGCTTAAAATCCATTTCAACTATAAAGTTTTGTTCCAGATCTCAAACCTCATACTCTAATTATGTAGGGCTACTAGCACGAGTATAGTATCCGCAAGGCAACCGTataccaaaatatatattatgtatagcaATCATAGGCCAATGAGTCTGAAACGCCATTTTTCGATAATTATCTATTATTATCAGACCTTGTTTTAGTATacagaaatcaaaatttattaattgcttAGTGAAAACTTTTTTCTTCGATTTACACCAAATCATCGTCAGGTTTGTTCCACAACTTACAATCAAAATAGTCGTAAAAAAGATCtaacataaaaaattgtaaataactcAATTGTAAACTTAACACATTTCACGTTTTACGAAATCGACTTAGTTATTCCATTTACTTATGTAAAATGGCGAATGCACTTTGCGGAAGAACTATGCAAATACTCACTGAGTGCATTAGTCAAGTTCTTAAACTATATAAACGACGAATGGGCACTTCTTCAGTCTTCAGTTTGTTTTTCGACCGTTAGTCAGGTTTAGGTGAAATACGAATAGACACATTAAAGGATTACGCGAACGCACTCATCTAAAGGGATACTGAATTCAGCAAAATGTCCTCCGATATACAAAACTTTTATCGCAATAAGACGGTCTTCGTCACAGGAGGCACCGGTTTTATGGGATTAGGTATAAAAAGGGACTGATTTAAATCATGAAGTACTAAGACGACATGCTAAAGCAGTGCTAAAAACTGAATACTAACCACCTATCATGTGATACAAAAAACTTTTCATATGTGTTTTAAGACTTATGGATCTATtcctaaaatatgtattatagagTAGAATTATATGGACTTTGGTGCCAGTGTGAATCCCtataaattgaagaaattaaaaattaaaactgtgtTGAAACCAAAGCAATTTGTGGAAAACTAGAAAGAGAAGAAACAAAGTTAAAGACTAGGCTGTGTTTAGTTATTAACGGACATTTAAGTTTGTGGAAAACACATCGAAATCAGTTTTGAATGTCAATTGACCTTTGTCCCTCCAACGACGCAATACAAATTCCACTAACTGATAATTTTAGTTGTGTGTATCGAAAGACCCGAGTAGAATACAATCTCAAAGTTTGTTTGAAGGGTGTTACGGTGACGTACACCAGACTGCCGTGATCGGTAAGACGATGTTTATAGTCTCAAACAAAACCACTCCCGCAGAATTGCTTTGAATTGTAGCTCCACAAAATTAATCTGATAACTTCCCAAAGGAATATGAAAAACTCAACTAAGCTTTGAACATTTCATGGATCTATCCTTGAATCCCCTTTTTTTCGTTCGAAAATGGATAAAAAGAGTTCGTACCACGTCATTGAGTTATTCACAAAGTAAAATATACAGTTGAGTAGACAAATACGATGAAGTCACAAATAATCTGTGATCGGGTGGACTTTGGTCCTGAAATATGTGATCGATCACTGAAATCAATTGGACTTTGTTCTCCACGCGCAAGTTGATTGCACGCATTGCATATGGTTATTAGGTTGGGTTTGAAATTTACATAAACCGCATTATTGAAAACTATGCGCATAAATGATACACCTAGACCTTGTAACCATACCAtatatcgtcccctcaatataacaatagcgtatgtgctcatacgccattatttttttattgcatatttagaatctccatcattgattctatgtctggtcaaaatttcgtcaaattctacttccacaaagtgggtcaaaatgtcattggaaaaaatggtgtataatttcatgttcatgttttctgatttgacaaaaactttaaactcgattttctcaaaacccaaaaaaaattatacgctattgttatattgaggggacgatataGTGTATTATACATgtgctgaaatattttttttttatttctctagcTAATAAGGGGCTTATATGAGGGACTTTGCCTTCTATCCAATTCCAGTCTTCCTTACCCAACTTTAGTTCGATATACAGAGATCTAACATGTTAACGTCGTACATTATCGATCAAGTGATTACTCCGAGTTAAATGAACGGACCTatacaaactattttaaatattcttttgatTTGATTCTTTGATTCacaatatgtatgcattttcgATTTCAGTACTCATCGAAAAATTGCTGCGATCAACCGAGGTTAAACGTGTTTACATTCTGGTGCGTCCCAAGAAAGGTAAAAGTATTGAGGAACGTTTGACCGATTTTTGCCAATGTGTGGTAAGTGGAAGAGTTCACGCGGAAGAGAAGCAAGACACACcgcatttcatttccattttatttgttAGATTTTCGAAGGACTGAGGAATACAGGTGCCAAACTAACGGACCGAATTCAACCAATATTAGGCGACTGCCAGTACGACAATCTCGGCATTTCAGCCGAAGATCGTCAAGTATTGATCACGGAGGTGAACGTGGTGATACATCTGGCGGCCACAGTGCGCTTTGACGAGCCGCTTCACAAGGCGGTTCGCTTAAATGTGCGTGCCACGTTGGACCTATTGGAGTTGGCCAAGGAAATGCAAAATCTTGAGTCCTTTGTGCACGTCTCATCCGCGTACGCCAATTGTGTGGTGCAATCCATCGATGAGAAATATTATAACCGCAAATTGGGCATTAGTGCGGTCAAAATGTGTGAAGTGGCCAACAGTTTGGGCCCAGAGACAACGAATAAACTGTCGACGGTCCTATGCGCGGCTTATGATAACACATATACCTTCACGAAGTCTTTAGCGGAGGACGCGGTTCTGAATGAGGGACGTGCGCTGCCAATTAGCATATTTCGACCTGCCATAGGTTTGTGTGCGAAGCGAGACAATTTCATTGGCGTTGAAACTTAATTAACACCTTGATTTCAGTTATTCAAACCTATAAAGAGCCACTTACCGGCTGGGTCGGCAATTACTATGGTCCCTCAGCGGCGCTATATGCCTGCGCACGTGGCGTTCTACGCGTAATGCAAATGCAATCGGAACATAGGGCGCATCTAGTGCCGGCCGATTTATGTGCCAGCTTAATGCTTGCCATCGGTTGGGAAACAGCGCGCTCGGATCAGCGGCAACGGTATACCCGATTTGCAGTGAACACttcaattattttgtttcaccaaaatttttcatttttcagctTAAATCTTGCACCGCCGATTTATAATTACGCTAATGATGATGAGAATCCGCTATATTGGAGACAATATATGAGCACTATTGTTGGAAGGGGTCCCGAATTGCCACTTGCCAAAATGATTTGGT
This genomic interval carries:
- the LOC105219278 gene encoding fatty acyl-CoA reductase wat isoform X1, which gives rise to MNAEMQASSGNEHIRSEVQEFYRNKSVFLTGGSGFLGKVFIEKILRATDVKCVYILMRPKKGQTVEERIETMIKSPLFAELIKLKPTASERLVPIAGDCQLSNLGISPTDRQTLIDEVEIVMHSAATVRFNEPLSNAVAINVRATMDLMQLAKKMRKLQAFVHVSSAFANCTVFHIDEVFYNNELNISAENLCKIADLLGPEKMNRMTNEWLGKSPNTYTFTKALAEDAVLSEGKELPICLFRPGIVIPTYKEPVAGWVDNLYGPMSVLYGVAHGVIRVLFIHLDANANFAPVDMCVNMMLVSAWNTAKREKPTISLPPPIYNFVPDERNMLKWDTYRQTLEEQVPKMPLSKMIWYPFAIIVNSKSLYNILILIYHIIPGYIFDFLLLLIGKKRRMIKTYTKLHKQIAVLDYFVEHKFTFSMRNTNNLWDSLGSADQNLFNFNLREINWPDYFQASLMGVRCFMGRDQPETIPKARKLLTRLLILHRTVQILVYGGLCVLLSWTFFRFSKVL
- the LOC105219278 gene encoding fatty acyl-CoA reductase wat isoform X2, producing MRPKKGQTVEERIETMIKSPLFAELIKLKPTASERLVPIAGDCQLSNLGISPTDRQTLIDEVEIVMHSAATVRFNEPLSNAVAINVRATMDLMQLAKKMRKLQAFVHVSSAFANCTVFHIDEVFYNNELNISAENLCKIADLLGPEKMNRMTNEWLGKSPNTYTFTKALAEDAVLSEGKELPICLFRPGIVIPTYKEPVAGWVDNLYGPMSVLYGVAHGVIRVLFIHLDANANFAPVDMCVNMMLVSAWNTAKREKPTISLPPPIYNFVPDERNMLKWDTYRQTLEEQVPKMPLSKMIWYPFAIIVNSKSLYNILILIYHIIPGYIFDFLLLLIGKKRRMIKTYTKLHKQIAVLDYFVEHKFTFSMRNTNNLWDSLGSADQNLFNFNLREINWPDYFQASLMGVRCFMGRDQPETIPKARKLLTRLLILHRTVQILVYGGLCVLLSWTFFRFSKVL
- the LOC105219284 gene encoding fatty acyl-CoA reductase wat, giving the protein MSSDIQNFYRNKTVFVTGGTGFMGLVLIEKLLRSTEVKRVYILVRPKKGKSIEERLTDFCQCVIFEGLRNTGAKLTDRIQPILGDCQYDNLGISAEDRQVLITEVNVVIHLAATVRFDEPLHKAVRLNVRATLDLLELAKEMQNLESFVHVSSAYANCVVQSIDEKYYNRKLGISAVKMCEVANSLGPETTNKLSTVLCAAYDNTYTFTKSLAEDAVLNEGRALPISIFRPAIVIQTYKEPLTGWVGNYYGPSAALYACARGVLRVMQMQSEHRAHLVPADLCASLMLAIGWETARSDQRQRLNLAPPIYNYANDDENPLYWRQYMSTIVGRGPELPLAKMIWFPFMITVSKKWVYDILTFFYHIIPGAIIDVLLTLKGKRRRMIRLYRGIHKLTKATEFFIVNEFQFTMDNTKALWDSLSARDKDIFNFDLRSINWKEYIKFSLSGMRLYLGGEGPETIPRGKIMFKRFLFLHRLTQLLVITLFVSLIWCVASKFFL